The following proteins are encoded in a genomic region of Bosea beijingensis:
- a CDS encoding glycosyltransferase family 2 protein: MTEQPSAANAPSTHAPAFHVAVIMVGFRNADDIEQAVGCLQRMNYRDLSVHICENGGREAFVAVARTLGMADAGDGETDISIILEGLHGPFEATLHLAPDNLGYAGGVNFCLAGLSRWDAIWILNPDTQADPDSLRALVDHRASGDYGVVGSRLVNPTTNQVQLYGGRWRRWMARGLNIGLGADPAIVPDVEHVEREMDYVNGASMLVSRPFIETVGLMKEDYFLYCEEIDWCLARGSYRLGYAHASLVHHAHGSTIGSSKNRRMRSRLSVYLDERNKLLLTRRRFASIYPFVLITTLMLTTQYLRYGAVRNFGYALAGWWAGLRGETGKPLWMRSPT; the protein is encoded by the coding sequence ATGACCGAGCAGCCAAGCGCAGCGAATGCACCTTCGACGCATGCGCCCGCTTTCCATGTGGCGGTCATCATGGTCGGCTTCCGCAATGCGGATGATATCGAACAGGCCGTCGGCTGCCTGCAACGGATGAACTATCGCGACCTCTCCGTCCATATCTGCGAGAATGGCGGACGCGAGGCTTTTGTTGCGGTAGCGCGCACGCTCGGAATGGCCGATGCTGGAGACGGCGAGACCGATATCTCGATCATACTCGAGGGCCTTCACGGCCCGTTCGAAGCAACCCTTCATCTCGCGCCCGACAATCTCGGCTATGCTGGCGGCGTCAACTTCTGCCTAGCCGGGCTGTCGCGCTGGGACGCCATCTGGATCCTCAACCCCGATACCCAGGCTGATCCCGACAGCTTGCGGGCGCTCGTCGATCATCGCGCATCTGGCGATTACGGCGTGGTCGGCAGCAGGCTCGTCAATCCGACGACCAATCAGGTCCAGCTCTATGGCGGCCGCTGGCGGCGCTGGATGGCGCGCGGCCTCAATATCGGCCTGGGGGCCGACCCCGCCATCGTGCCGGATGTCGAACACGTCGAGCGCGAGATGGATTATGTCAACGGCGCATCGATGCTCGTCTCGCGCCCCTTCATCGAGACCGTAGGCCTGATGAAGGAGGACTACTTTCTCTACTGCGAGGAAATCGACTGGTGCCTGGCGCGGGGCAGTTATCGCCTTGGCTATGCCCATGCCTCGCTCGTGCATCATGCCCATGGCAGCACCATCGGCTCCAGCAAGAACCGGCGGATGCGCTCCCGCTTGTCGGTCTATCTCGACGAACGCAACAAACTGCTCCTCACGAGACGTCGCTTCGCCTCGATTTATCCGTTCGTTCTCATCACGACATTGATGCTGACGACACAGTATCTGCGTTACGGCGCCGTCAGAAACTTCGGCTACGCACTTGCGGGGTGGTGGGCCGGGCTGCGGGGCGAGACCGGAAAGCCGCTCTGGATGAGGAGCCCGACATGA
- a CDS encoding inositol monophosphatase family protein, producing MIFTRQDHERLDAILREAARREVMPRFRRLAADDIRAKQNPVDVVTEADEAAERLICAELTKAFPGAVLIGEEAVTKNPSLLSRLSEAELAFVIDPIDGTLNYASDLSLFAVMAAVIVKGEIGAAVIHDPTADDSAMALRGKGAWMSSGDGTSRDLRVAPAVATQQMNGMASWQYFPEPLRSTLPGRFPAFLEVGSLRCCGQEYRLAAAGRLQFLLYGGLNPWDHAPGVLLYSEAGGHARLLDGRPYSPTERPAGLLCAPDEASWQEIRSILLD from the coding sequence ATGATCTTCACCCGGCAGGATCACGAGCGGCTCGACGCCATCTTGCGCGAGGCGGCACGGCGCGAGGTGATGCCACGTTTCCGGCGCCTGGCGGCTGACGATATCCGCGCCAAGCAGAACCCGGTCGATGTCGTGACCGAAGCCGACGAGGCGGCCGAGCGCCTTATCTGCGCCGAGCTCACCAAAGCCTTTCCGGGCGCCGTGCTGATCGGCGAAGAAGCGGTAACGAAGAACCCCTCCCTCCTCTCAAGGCTCTCCGAAGCCGAGCTTGCCTTCGTCATCGATCCGATCGACGGCACGCTGAACTATGCCAGCGATCTCTCGCTCTTCGCGGTCATGGCAGCGGTCATCGTCAAAGGTGAAATCGGCGCCGCCGTGATCCATGATCCGACGGCCGATGACAGCGCCATGGCGCTACGCGGCAAAGGCGCCTGGATGAGTTCCGGGGACGGCACGAGCCGCGACCTGCGCGTCGCGCCGGCCGTCGCGACGCAGCAGATGAACGGCATGGCGAGCTGGCAGTATTTCCCGGAGCCGCTGCGCAGCACGCTTCCCGGCCGCTTCCCAGCCTTCCTCGAAGTCGGCTCGCTGCGTTGCTGCGGGCAGGAATACCGGCTTGCCGCGGCGGGCCGCCTGCAATTCCTGCTCTACGGCGGCCTCAACCCCTGGGACCATGCGCCGGGCGTGCTGCTCTACAGCGAGGCCGGCGGCCATGCGCGCCTGCTCGACGGCCGGCCCTATTCGCCGACCGAGCGCCCGGCCGGCCTGCTCTGCGCGCCGGATGAGGCGAGCTGGCAGGAGATCAGGTCGATCCTCCTGGACTGA
- a CDS encoding carbohydrate ABC transporter permease, with translation MSAAPHPAPSATRSDPYAPKGLSLTLESTGAILLALIWVLPLAYAVWAAFHPAEYTTRFVLTAPLTLDNFTRAWAAAPFARYFLNTFILVTLILAFQIVLGTLAAYALARQDFWGRDVAFVLILAQLMIMPDALIVENYRTLAKLNLIDTIPAIALPYIASAFGIFLLRQTFKTVPKELDDAARVEGASPLQVLMRVYVPLAKPTYVAYGLVSVSYHWNNFLWPLLVTNSVESRPLTVGLQVFSSSDQGIDWAVICAATLMTSAPLLVGFLLFQRQFVQSFMRAGIK, from the coding sequence ATGAGCGCCGCGCCCCACCCCGCACCATCAGCGACGCGCAGCGATCCTTACGCGCCGAAGGGCCTGTCCCTCACGCTGGAATCGACCGGCGCGATCCTGCTCGCGCTCATCTGGGTGCTGCCGCTGGCCTATGCCGTCTGGGCGGCGTTCCACCCGGCCGAATACACCACGCGCTTCGTGCTGACTGCGCCGTTGACGCTCGACAATTTCACGCGCGCCTGGGCGGCAGCGCCCTTCGCCCGCTATTTCCTCAATACCTTCATCCTGGTCACATTGATCCTCGCCTTCCAGATCGTGCTCGGCACACTCGCCGCCTATGCGCTGGCACGGCAGGATTTCTGGGGCCGCGACGTCGCCTTCGTGCTGATCCTGGCGCAGCTCATGATCATGCCGGACGCGCTGATCGTCGAGAACTACCGCACGCTGGCCAAGCTCAACCTAATCGACACGATCCCCGCGATCGCCCTGCCCTATATCGCCTCGGCCTTCGGCATCTTCCTGCTGCGGCAGACCTTCAAGACGGTGCCGAAGGAGCTCGACGACGCTGCCCGCGTCGAGGGCGCGAGCCCGCTGCAGGTGCTGATGCGGGTCTATGTGCCGCTGGCGAAGCCGACCTATGTCGCCTACGGCCTCGTCTCGGTCAGCTATCACTGGAACAACTTCCTCTGGCCGCTGCTCGTGACCAATTCCGTGGAATCGCGGCCTCTGACGGTCGGTCTGCAGGTCTTCTCATCGAGCGATCAGGGCATCGACTGGGCGGTGATCTGCGCGGCGACCCTGATGACCTCGGCGCCATTGCTCGTCGGCTTCCTGCTATTCCAGCGCCAGTTCGTGCAGAGTTTCATGCGCGCCGGCATCAAGTGA
- a CDS encoding polysaccharide pyruvyl transferase family protein, producing the protein MTMATPDAADSVAPAKAVRVALLWHSLRSDNLGVGALTIAHMRIIREAAAAAGGRVTFDVIGFGGTAHYPPAENDAEETLVRGSKNLLPGFPMWKALGRADLVLDIGAGDSFADIYGAKRFMWMWVPKLMALLQGKPLVLAPQTIGPFRNPVYTRLASFAMKRCRKIFARDGQSKAVLDQEKLGDIAAETVDVAFRLPFERQTRAPDGRIRFGLNVSGLLYAGGYTGQNQFGIKGDYRAMIDQIITGLLARGDTDVVLVPHVITSEGDSEDDIHVSRIIAKTFPACTIAPRFASPSEAKSFISGLDVLAGSRMHATIAAVSSGVAVVPLAYSRKFSGLFAAVGYPLVGDCTKQDEAELVALTLDAVDRRAELGAAARRSNEIAHERLGVYSAFLAELILACPERGMQPQIRN; encoded by the coding sequence ATGACGATGGCCACCCCCGATGCTGCAGACAGCGTCGCTCCCGCCAAGGCCGTGCGTGTCGCGCTGCTGTGGCATTCGCTTCGCTCCGACAATCTCGGTGTCGGCGCGCTAACGATCGCGCATATGCGCATCATCCGCGAGGCGGCGGCCGCGGCCGGCGGGCGCGTCACCTTCGATGTCATCGGCTTTGGCGGAACGGCGCATTATCCGCCGGCGGAGAACGATGCCGAGGAGACGCTCGTCAGAGGCAGCAAGAACCTGCTGCCGGGCTTTCCGATGTGGAAGGCGCTGGGGCGCGCCGACCTCGTCCTCGATATAGGCGCCGGCGACAGCTTCGCCGACATCTATGGCGCGAAGCGCTTCATGTGGATGTGGGTGCCGAAGCTCATGGCCCTGCTGCAAGGCAAGCCGCTGGTGCTGGCGCCGCAGACGATCGGCCCGTTCCGGAACCCGGTCTACACGCGCCTGGCCAGCTTCGCGATGAAGCGCTGCCGCAAGATCTTCGCGCGCGACGGCCAGTCGAAAGCGGTTCTCGACCAAGAGAAGCTCGGCGATATCGCGGCCGAAACCGTCGATGTCGCCTTCCGCCTGCCGTTCGAGCGGCAAACGCGGGCGCCGGACGGGCGCATCCGCTTCGGCCTCAATGTCTCAGGGCTGCTCTATGCAGGTGGTTATACCGGCCAGAACCAGTTCGGCATTAAGGGCGACTATCGCGCGATGATCGACCAGATCATCACCGGACTTCTCGCCCGCGGCGATACGGATGTCGTCCTGGTGCCTCACGTGATCACGTCCGAGGGCGATAGCGAGGACGACATCCATGTGTCGCGCATCATCGCCAAGACATTCCCCGCATGCACGATTGCGCCTCGATTCGCTTCACCGAGCGAAGCCAAGAGCTTCATATCAGGGCTCGATGTCCTGGCCGGTTCGCGCATGCACGCCACGATCGCGGCCGTATCATCGGGCGTTGCGGTGGTGCCGCTCGCCTATAGCCGCAAGTTCAGCGGCCTGTTCGCCGCTGTGGGCTATCCACTCGTCGGCGATTGCACGAAGCAGGACGAGGCCGAGCTCGTCGCGCTGACGCTCGACGCGGTCGATCGCCGTGCCGAGCTGGGGGCTGCGGCGCGGCGTAGCAATGAGATCGCGCACGAGCGACTGGGCGTCTACAGCGCCTTTCTGGCGGAGCTCATCCTCGCGTGCCCGGAGCGGGGCATGCAACCTCAGATCCGGAACTGA
- a CDS encoding glycosyltransferase family 2 protein, which translates to MNRATPDPEHGKSSGSDLIVSVVVPHYQDLANLDICLNLLRQQTLPAEHFEIIVVDNMSPAGFASIAEIVAGRALLIENPQKGAGPTRNAGVAQARGAALAFLDSDCRPAPHWLEYGLAALAGAPVIGGRVDVLISDPTTMSATEAFEMVFAFNNEGYVRDKGFSVSANLFVRRDVWALVGGFRDGISEDVDWCWRARDAGFPVTYAPEARVGHPARRDWSELVRKWRRLTREGYALHREKAGSLPSWLLRSWAVPLSALAHLPRVMRSPKLSRPMDRMRAAGILLAIRAYRFIDAHRAPFEKPEGPA; encoded by the coding sequence ATGAACAGAGCGACGCCGGACCCAGAACACGGCAAGTCGTCGGGCAGCGATCTCATCGTTTCCGTCGTCGTGCCGCATTATCAGGATCTCGCCAATCTCGACATCTGCTTGAACCTTCTCAGGCAGCAGACACTGCCGGCCGAGCATTTCGAGATCATCGTGGTGGACAACATGTCACCCGCAGGCTTCGCGAGCATAGCCGAGATCGTCGCCGGACGGGCCCTGCTGATCGAGAACCCGCAAAAGGGCGCAGGGCCGACGCGCAATGCCGGTGTGGCGCAGGCGCGGGGCGCGGCTCTCGCTTTTCTCGATTCCGATTGCCGCCCGGCACCCCACTGGCTGGAGTACGGACTTGCAGCACTGGCCGGGGCCCCTGTCATCGGCGGCCGCGTCGATGTGCTGATATCGGACCCGACGACGATGTCGGCAACCGAGGCCTTCGAGATGGTCTTCGCCTTCAACAACGAAGGCTATGTCCGCGACAAGGGCTTCTCGGTCTCGGCCAATCTCTTTGTCAGGCGCGATGTCTGGGCGCTGGTCGGCGGGTTTCGCGACGGCATTTCCGAGGATGTCGACTGGTGCTGGCGCGCGCGCGACGCCGGTTTCCCGGTCACCTATGCGCCGGAAGCGCGCGTCGGCCATCCCGCGCGGCGAGACTGGTCGGAACTGGTCCGAAAATGGCGCAGGCTGACCCGGGAAGGCTACGCCCTCCACCGGGAGAAAGCCGGTAGCCTGCCCTCATGGCTCCTCCGCAGCTGGGCCGTGCCGTTATCGGCACTGGCGCATCTCCCCCGCGTCATGCGCTCACCCAAGCTCAGCCGCCCTATGGACCGGATGCGGGCCGCTGGCATCCTCCTTGCGATCCGGGCCTATCGCTTCATCGACGCGCACCGCGCCCCATTCGAGAAACCAGAAGGGCCAGCATGA
- a CDS encoding AMP-binding protein — MVYHDAPPFWLNLEVFGDATALVDDAGQRMSYRNLAREADEARSALPAAGLIAIEAANQITAIVTYLACLRAGRPVLLLPPEKAPGQNAAIIETYRPVWLVQADRPREEWARTAGSTIVEPHPDLRVLLTTSGSTGSPKLVRLSARNINSNAKAIAEYLDLTSADRAPTTLSFSYSYGMAVLNSHLSVGATLLLTEKSVTDKAFWSLFAREKATSLACVPYHFDLLDRVGFAEMALPSLRYVTQAGGRLSDERIKNYARLGQSRGWLFYVMYGQTEASPRMSYLPPHDAIAHSDTIGRAIPGGTLWLRGTDGRPIETLGSQGELMYAGPNVMMGYAETSEDLRHGNQVEALETGDIATKTENGYYKIVGRAKRFTKLYGLRINLDDVESSLSTQLGSTVYCAGSDTRLAVFATSPVAPARIHQILRETIKIQPSDVDIIEVPQVPRLLNDKPDYKALNEVHRAYIAEAGTRARENPPDADTIADHVRIVLGNQALPDSISFAETGSDSLSYLNVSLVIEEKLGYLPDDWEKIPLGSFSELEPRSSRSTMVETDLLVRFFALVGVVLLHSTGYPVAGGAFVLLALTGYSLARFQTQSLMDGRYHQIIFQSLTKILVLYYIIIASYSFSREIPMNWFFLMGNMSGGQRSLIEPYWFISAYAQLIVIFTLVFAVFMKINPPWRPSSAGMTLLSVGFIFWIIGYFWINEFDVTMRNPLVLFHLLPLGWIIYYAQSNKEKMIATLAVLLVSVFLWSYSLNYQLSMLFALSAIIWLKGIRLPTKIARALKIVGASSIYIYLAHVVPVHIFRYSLNMEAHAGKIPVFLLSLLASIAIGVLIHLTLNRLVRLRSHLNRQPA, encoded by the coding sequence ATGGTTTATCATGACGCGCCTCCGTTCTGGCTGAATCTCGAAGTATTTGGAGACGCAACCGCGCTCGTGGACGACGCCGGCCAGCGCATGTCATATCGGAACCTCGCCCGCGAGGCCGATGAGGCAAGAAGCGCATTGCCTGCCGCCGGCCTCATCGCGATCGAGGCCGCCAATCAGATAACCGCAATCGTCACCTATCTGGCATGCCTGCGGGCGGGTCGCCCGGTCCTGCTTCTCCCTCCCGAGAAGGCACCTGGCCAAAACGCCGCGATCATCGAGACCTATCGCCCCGTCTGGCTCGTTCAGGCGGATCGGCCGCGCGAGGAGTGGGCCCGGACAGCGGGATCAACGATCGTCGAGCCACATCCCGACCTGCGGGTGCTGTTGACGACATCCGGCTCGACCGGAAGTCCCAAGCTGGTGCGCCTGTCGGCCAGGAACATCAATTCCAACGCCAAAGCGATCGCCGAATATCTCGACCTGACCTCCGCGGATCGTGCGCCAACCACATTGTCGTTCAGCTATTCCTATGGAATGGCCGTCCTGAATTCCCATTTGTCTGTGGGCGCAACGCTGCTCCTGACCGAAAAATCGGTAACCGACAAAGCATTCTGGAGCCTCTTCGCCCGTGAGAAGGCAACGAGCCTCGCCTGCGTTCCCTATCATTTCGATCTGCTGGACAGGGTTGGCTTCGCCGAGATGGCTCTTCCGTCGCTGCGATACGTAACCCAAGCGGGCGGTCGCCTCAGCGATGAAAGGATCAAGAACTATGCCCGGCTCGGCCAAAGCCGCGGCTGGTTATTCTACGTCATGTACGGGCAGACGGAAGCGTCTCCGCGCATGTCCTATCTACCACCACATGACGCCATCGCCCATTCCGATACGATTGGCAGAGCGATCCCCGGCGGAACGCTTTGGCTGCGCGGCACAGACGGCAGACCTATCGAGACCTTGGGCAGCCAGGGCGAGCTCATGTATGCTGGCCCGAATGTGATGATGGGCTATGCCGAGACATCGGAAGATCTGCGTCATGGAAATCAAGTCGAAGCCCTTGAGACCGGCGATATTGCGACGAAAACTGAGAACGGGTATTATAAAATCGTCGGTCGAGCCAAGCGCTTTACAAAACTATACGGATTAAGAATCAACCTCGACGACGTCGAAAGCTCACTCTCCACTCAGTTGGGTTCAACAGTCTACTGTGCCGGGTCAGACACCAGGTTGGCGGTTTTCGCGACTTCGCCGGTGGCACCGGCACGAATTCACCAAATCCTGCGTGAAACAATCAAAATTCAACCGAGCGATGTCGACATCATCGAGGTGCCCCAGGTCCCGCGGCTCCTCAACGACAAGCCGGACTACAAAGCCCTCAACGAAGTGCATCGCGCCTACATTGCCGAAGCCGGCACCCGCGCACGGGAAAATCCGCCCGACGCCGACACCATTGCAGACCATGTCCGGATCGTACTTGGCAACCAGGCCCTACCCGATTCCATCTCGTTCGCCGAAACCGGAAGCGATTCGCTTTCATACCTAAACGTAAGCCTCGTAATTGAAGAGAAACTGGGCTATCTCCCCGACGATTGGGAGAAAATTCCGCTAGGCTCATTTTCTGAGTTGGAGCCCCGATCTTCTCGATCAACCATGGTCGAAACCGACCTTCTTGTCAGATTTTTCGCCCTGGTCGGCGTGGTTCTGCTCCATTCGACGGGTTACCCGGTGGCGGGGGGCGCTTTCGTATTGTTGGCACTGACCGGTTACTCTCTGGCTCGCTTTCAAACTCAAAGCCTCATGGATGGCAGATATCATCAGATCATATTTCAGTCCCTTACAAAAATCTTGGTACTTTACTATATCATTATCGCTTCGTACAGTTTTTCGCGAGAAATCCCAATGAATTGGTTTTTCTTGATGGGCAACATGTCAGGCGGCCAAAGAAGCCTGATAGAACCTTATTGGTTTATTTCCGCTTACGCTCAGCTTATTGTGATTTTTACCTTGGTATTTGCTGTTTTTATGAAAATAAATCCTCCATGGAGACCATCCTCGGCTGGAATGACGCTCTTGTCGGTGGGTTTTATTTTTTGGATCATCGGATATTTTTGGATCAATGAATTCGATGTTACGATGAGAAATCCATTAGTTCTTTTCCACCTGCTACCGCTTGGGTGGATTATATACTACGCCCAATCGAATAAAGAAAAAATGATCGCAACACTGGCTGTTCTGCTGGTGTCTGTTTTTCTATGGTCGTATTCCCTCAATTACCAGCTTTCCATGCTTTTTGCGCTGAGCGCGATAATTTGGCTGAAAGGCATACGACTCCCAACAAAGATCGCACGCGCGCTGAAGATTGTAGGCGCGTCCAGCATATACATCTACCTTGCCCATGTCGTTCCGGTTCACATCTTCCGGTATAGCCTCAATATGGAGGCTCACGCAGGAAAGATTCCGGTGTTCTTGCTCTCACTTTTAGCCAGTATCGCGATTGGCGTTCTGATCCACCTGACCTTGAACAGGCTCGTAAGGCTTCGATCTCACCTGAATCGGCAACCCGCGTAG
- a CDS encoding endonuclease/exonuclease/phosphatase family protein, which produces MKLITWNIQWARGVDDKVDPRRIIDHARQMADFDVLCLQEVAANFPDLDGNDRTDQFALFSELLPGFTAIEAVGVDVPDGAGGRKRFGNLILSRLPVAQALRHVLPWEAAATRNMPRVLVEAMVETPHGPIRLMTTHLEYSSPVLRAAQVDGIRQIHRMAAARQATPRHPGPHTYAPTPNTASAILTGDFNMRPDDTGMAQLLAPFTGGVPSLVDLWPVLKGAEPHPPSAFICDQTYGPPGCLDYVLATPDLAERARSITYDIETRASDHQPILVEFELG; this is translated from the coding sequence ATGAAGCTGATCACCTGGAACATCCAGTGGGCCCGCGGCGTCGACGACAAGGTCGATCCGCGCCGCATCATCGACCATGCCCGGCAAATGGCGGATTTCGACGTGCTCTGCCTGCAGGAGGTCGCAGCGAATTTCCCCGATCTCGACGGCAACGACCGCACCGACCAGTTCGCGTTGTTCAGCGAACTCCTGCCGGGCTTCACTGCGATCGAGGCTGTTGGCGTCGATGTTCCGGACGGCGCGGGCGGCCGCAAGCGCTTCGGCAATCTGATCCTGTCGCGGCTGCCGGTGGCGCAGGCGCTGCGCCATGTCCTGCCCTGGGAAGCCGCCGCGACGCGCAACATGCCACGCGTGCTGGTCGAGGCGATGGTCGAGACGCCTCACGGCCCGATCCGGCTGATGACGACCCATCTGGAGTACTCGTCGCCTGTGCTGCGTGCTGCCCAAGTCGATGGTATCCGGCAGATCCACCGCATGGCCGCCGCACGGCAAGCGACACCGCGCCACCCCGGCCCCCACACCTATGCGCCGACGCCGAACACGGCGAGTGCGATCCTGACGGGGGATTTCAACATGCGGCCGGACGATACCGGGATGGCGCAACTGCTCGCGCCCTTCACCGGCGGCGTGCCGTCGCTGGTCGACCTTTGGCCGGTGTTGAAAGGCGCGGAGCCGCATCCGCCCTCCGCCTTCATCTGCGACCAGACCTATGGTCCACCGGGCTGCCTCGACTATGTGCTGGCGACGCCCGATCTCGCAGAGCGGGCGCGCTCGATCACCTACGACATCGAGACGCGCGCCTCGGATCACCAGCCGATCCTGGTCGAGTTCGAGCTGGGATGA
- a CDS encoding ABC transporter substrate-binding protein: MDRREFIGGTAALAGATALPGIARAQSTELSFFYPVAVGGPITKLIDNYAAGFEKDNPSVKLKPIYAGTYQETIVKALTAHKSGTPPVLSVLLSTDMFTLIDEEAIVPFDDFIKTDEDKKWLAGFYPGFMENSQTGGKTWGIPFQRSTVVLYWNKELFKEAGLDPEKPPKTWAEQLEFAQKLTKRDAAGNVTQWGIQIPSSGFPYWLFQGLTTQAGAILANAAGDKTDYANPGVVEALQYWVDLAQKHKVHPPGIVEWGTTPRDFFEKKVAMMWTTTGNLTNVRANAKFPFGVAVLPAGKKPGSPTGGGNFYLSKKATKAEQEAAFKFVRWITTPERAAQWSADTGYVGVTPAAYETEAMKKYVADFPQAIVARDQLSSAVAELSTHENQRVTKALNDGLQAALTGTKAPQKAMEEAQAEAERILKAYR; encoded by the coding sequence ATGGACAGGCGTGAATTTATTGGCGGCACGGCCGCCCTTGCGGGCGCGACCGCCCTGCCCGGCATCGCCCGGGCGCAGAGCACCGAGCTCTCGTTCTTCTATCCGGTCGCCGTCGGCGGGCCGATCACCAAGCTGATCGACAACTACGCCGCCGGCTTCGAGAAGGATAACCCCTCGGTCAAGCTGAAGCCGATCTATGCCGGCACCTATCAGGAGACCATCGTCAAGGCGCTGACCGCGCACAAGAGCGGCACGCCGCCGGTGCTCTCGGTGCTGCTCTCGACCGACATGTTCACGCTGATCGACGAAGAGGCGATCGTGCCCTTCGACGACTTCATCAAGACCGACGAGGACAAGAAGTGGCTCGCCGGCTTCTATCCCGGCTTCATGGAGAACAGCCAGACCGGCGGCAAGACCTGGGGCATCCCGTTCCAGCGCTCCACGGTCGTGCTCTACTGGAACAAGGAGCTGTTCAAGGAAGCCGGCCTCGACCCCGAGAAGCCGCCGAAGACCTGGGCCGAGCAGCTCGAATTCGCGCAGAAGCTGACCAAGCGCGACGCCGCCGGCAATGTCACCCAATGGGGTATCCAGATCCCTTCCTCCGGCTTCCCCTACTGGCTGTTCCAGGGCCTCACGACCCAGGCCGGCGCGATCCTCGCTAATGCCGCCGGAGACAAGACCGATTACGCCAATCCGGGTGTTGTCGAAGCCCTGCAGTATTGGGTCGACCTCGCGCAGAAGCACAAGGTTCACCCGCCCGGCATCGTCGAATGGGGCACCACGCCGCGCGACTTCTTCGAGAAGAAGGTCGCAATGATGTGGACCACGACCGGCAATCTCACCAATGTCCGCGCCAACGCCAAGTTCCCGTTCGGCGTCGCGGTTCTGCCGGCCGGCAAGAAGCCGGGCAGCCCGACCGGCGGCGGCAATTTCTATCTCTCGAAAAAGGCGACCAAGGCCGAGCAGGAAGCCGCCTTCAAGTTCGTGCGCTGGATCACCACCCCCGAGCGCGCCGCGCAGTGGAGCGCCGATACCGGATATGTCGGCGTGACGCCGGCCGCCTACGAGACCGAAGCAATGAAGAAATACGTCGCCGATTTTCCGCAGGCGATCGTCGCGCGCGATCAGCTTTCGAGCGCCGTGGCGGAGCTCTCGACTCATGAGAACCAGCGCGTCACCAAGGCACTGAACGATGGCTTGCAGGCGGCGCTGACCGGCACCAAGGCGCCGCAGAAGGCGATGGAGGAAGCGCAAGCCGAGGCCGAGCGCATCCTCAAGGCCTATCGCTGA
- a CDS encoding carbohydrate ABC transporter permease, translated as MTNRATATIHGWLLLLPAMACLALFTHWPAVASFIESFYSTPKARRPARFIGLENYQQMLADPIFWKAMSNNLWFALGTIPTSIALALLMAVWVNDKIAGRTLVRMAFFTPTILPMIAVANIWLFFYTPQYGLLEQITGLFGARSTNWLGSQDTALYAITIVAIWKEAGFFMIFYLAALQAIPPSLGEAAAIEGASRWTFFRRIQFPLLMPTTLFVLINAVINAFRMVDHVFVMTRGGPDNATTLLLFYIYQVGFGFWDTAYAATLTCVLLALLALVAFVQYGWLERRTHYQ; from the coding sequence ATGACGAACCGCGCGACCGCGACGATCCATGGCTGGCTGCTTCTGCTGCCGGCCATGGCTTGCCTGGCCCTGTTCACGCATTGGCCAGCGGTCGCGAGCTTCATCGAGAGCTTCTATTCGACCCCGAAGGCGCGCCGCCCGGCGCGCTTCATCGGGCTCGAGAACTACCAGCAGATGCTCGCCGATCCGATCTTCTGGAAGGCGATGAGCAACAATCTCTGGTTCGCGCTCGGCACGATTCCGACCTCGATCGCGTTGGCGCTATTGATGGCGGTCTGGGTCAACGACAAGATCGCAGGGCGCACGCTCGTCCGCATGGCCTTCTTCACGCCGACGATCCTGCCGATGATCGCGGTCGCCAATATCTGGCTGTTCTTCTACACGCCGCAATACGGCTTGCTGGAGCAGATCACAGGCCTGTTCGGCGCGCGCTCGACCAACTGGCTGGGCTCGCAGGACACCGCGCTCTACGCCATCACCATCGTCGCGATCTGGAAGGAAGCCGGCTTCTTCATGATCTTCTACCTCGCGGCATTGCAGGCGATCCCGCCCAGCCTCGGCGAGGCGGCAGCGATCGAAGGCGCGTCGCGCTGGACCTTCTTCCGGCGCATCCAGTTTCCGCTGCTGATGCCGACGACGCTGTTCGTGCTGATCAATGCCGTGATCAATGCCTTCCGCATGGTCGACCATGTCTTCGTTATGACGCGCGGCGGCCCGGACAATGCAACGACACTGCTGCTGTTCTACATCTACCAGGTCGGCTTCGGCTTCTGGGACACAGCCTATGCGGCGACGCTGACCTGCGTGCTCTTGGCGCTGCTCGCACTGGTCGCCTTCGTCCAGTACGGCTGGCTCGAACGCAGGACGCATTATCAATGA